In Camelina sativa cultivar DH55 chromosome 16, Cs, whole genome shotgun sequence, a single window of DNA contains:
- the LOC104750365 gene encoding uncharacterized protein LOC104750365 yields the protein MLWFSAVERRKIGLSCALVTFGSRRWIGNLSSIWSGFTRDLRDLFLYGGDRVGSNLIGLIEDSIRYGWIEDLYRVGFIEVDSIRVDCECDRICFRIAWRLILLVIHCRDFHIMLIEAPPEYTIGRIHWYVNYGMRSILFPWFVRWVSRYDLVLVILECFVMFSEISISDRFCLSLDNGCFVQVVFIRELSLIGWFYNCWIILSSVGDLSDFLRELCLAVSCFSDLKEFWLCRWWSIMSQLALNKGKAPLVRTETVRIANSVLAQRIQQFSLTLIGRLMNPSVQQMESLVANLPKIWKLEDKVVGADLGQGLFQFNFEAEEELQAVLMNGPYHFDGWMLALVKWEPIISSTYPSAINFWVKVTGIPMHLWEEATLRAIGKKVGILREIDEETGSFCVTVNGFNPLLFKMVVPFEFGDEVIVSLEYEKLTGFCEHCSRLTHDVRECPELKKGAGEQVAEQQVDKRFVLKHHLQGKQGGFKSEGGWEKPRKHVKRALDFQGHEGMHGDGGAYGSRYQERFQGSTWGQKKQFTAVESSGSGGQRGSQMLSGELEGQVPSFNLNRKGMGPVWPKPLYKVKQGSAVKQNAVAKRSQEEEDAVGRGSTSQAVTVAPEETLTGLVKEGEETGFMEENDDLLEEGEYPEGDDAVIPDTELGKEDDTLTEQGTDSQSDMTGDSQGAGKKQKSQGRQDIPLRGKPADGSRQVKKGTVALPKPPAHT from the exons ATGCTTTGGTTCAGTGCTGTTGAGAGGCGGAAGATTGGTCTTTCGTGTGCTCTGGTTACGTTTGGATCTCGGAGATGGATCGGAAATCTGTCTTCGATTTGGTCTGGGTTCACTCGGGACTTACGGGATCTCTTTCTCTATGGTGGGGATCGAGTTGGATCGAATCTTATCGGGCTGATTGAGGATTCGATACGGTACGGGTGGATTGAGGATTTGTATCGGGTTGGTTTTATTGAGGTTGATTCGATTCGGGTTGATTGCGAGTGCGATAGGATTTGCTTCCGGATTGCATGGCGATTGATTTTGCTTGTTATACATTGTCGAGATTTTCATATCATGTTGATTGAGGCTCCACCTGAATATACTATCGGGAGGATTCATTGGTATGTTAATTATGGTATGAGATCAATTCTCTTTCCTTGGTTTGTCAGATGGGTATCTCGTTACGATCTTGTATTGGTGATTCTGGAATGTTTTGTGATGTTCTCTGAGATATCAATTTCGGACAGATTTTGTCTATCCCTTGACAATGGGTGTTTTGTTCAAGTGGTATTTATCCGCGAGCTCAGTTTGATAGGGTGGTTTTATAACTGCTGGATCATTCTTTCTTCAGTGGGCGATTTGTCTGATTTTCTGAGAGAATTGTGTCTTGCGGTGTCGTGTTTTTCAGACCTCAAGGAGTTTTGGTTGTGTCGTTGGTGGTCTATCATGTCTCAGTTAGCACTCAACAAAGGCAAAGCTCCGTTGGTCCGTACGGAGACAGTGAGGATCGCTAATTCGGTTTTGGCTCAGAGAATACAACAATTCTCACTGACTCTTATTGGGCGTTTGATGAATCCAAGTGTTCAGCAAATGGAGTCTTTGGTGGCTAATCTACCGAAGATTTGGAAGCTGGAGGACAAGGTGGTAGGAGCAGACTTGGGTCAGGGCTTATTTCAGTTTAATTTTGAGGCTGAAGAGGAACTGCAGGCGGTGCTGATGAACGGTCCATACCATTTTGATGGGTGGATGCTCGCGTTGGTGAAATGGGAGCCTATCATATCATCTACTTATCCCTCCGCAATCAACTTTTGGGTTAAGGTAACGGGTATTCCCATGCATCTTTGGGAAGAAGCGACTTTGAGAGCAATAGGTAAGAAGGTGGGTATTCTCAGGGAGATTGATGAGGAGACTGGAAGTTTCTGTGTGACTGTTAATGGCTTTAATCCTCTCCTTTTCAAGATGGTTGTTCCCTTTGAGTTTGGAGATGAGGTTATTGTCTCCCTTGAGTATGAGAAGCTGACAGGTTTTTGTGAGCATTGTTCTCGTCTAACTCATGATGTGCGTGAGTGCCCAGAATTGAAGAAGGGAGCGGGGGAGCAGGTCGCGGAACAGCAAGTGGATAAACGGTTTGTTCTGAAACATCATCTTCAGGGTAAGCAAGGGGGATTCAAAAGTGAAGGTGGTTGGGAGAAACCAAGGAAGCATGTTAAGAGGGCTTTGGATTTCCAGGGTCACGAGGGTATGCACGGAGATGGGGGTGCTTATGGTTCCCGATATCAAGAAAGGTTCCAAGGTTCAACGTGGGGACAGAAAAAACAGTTTACAGCTGTGGAGTCTAGTGGCTCTGGTGGACAGAGAGGTTCGCAGATGCTAAGTGGTGAGTTAGAGGGACAGGTTCCTTCCTTCAATCTGAATCGAAAGGGTATGGGACCTGTGTGGCCAAAACCGTTGTATAAGGTCAAACAGGGGAGCGCGGTGAAACAGAATGCTGTTGCAAAGAGATcccaagaggaagaggatgCGGTTGGGAGAGGTTCCACTTCTCAGGCTGTTACGGTTGCTCCGGAAGAGACTCTCACCGGATTGGTCAAGGAGGGAGAGGAGACTGGCTTTATGGAGGAGAATGATGACTTGTTGGAGGAGGGAGAATATCCCGAAGGTGATGATGCGGTTATACCTGATACTGAGTTGGGTAAGGAGGACGACACTCTCACCGAGCAGGGTACGGATTCACAGTCGGATATGACTGGTGATTCACAAG GTGcaggaaaaaaacagaagagtcaGGGGAGGCAAGATATTCCCTTGAGAGGTAAACCAGCGGATGGTAGTCGTCAAGTCAAGAAAGGGACGGTGGCTCTCCCGAAACCACCGGCGCACA